From the genome of Triticum aestivum cultivar Chinese Spring chromosome 3B, IWGSC CS RefSeq v2.1, whole genome shotgun sequence, one region includes:
- the LOC123071509 gene encoding protein ABHD11 has product MAASLRASSSSLRSRLLSSPAAWSPWRLLLSSSVHSDAAHQTETLAFHEIQLSPEKPPTATAFVLHGLLGSGRNWRTFSRTLASQLRDRSLADEWKMVLVDLRNHGSSARIKGLSPPHEMSSAAKDLADLVKARGWTWPDVVVGHSMGGKVALDFAESCSRGDYGESAALPKQLWVLDSVPGEVKIDNSDGEVERVLQTLASLPSSLPSRKWVVDHMVSLGFSKSLSDWIGSNLKKDNEHVTWAFDLQAATDMFNSYRDRSYWGLLENPPKDLEISIVQAELSDRWHPEDVQRLKALSRRGSKPDAGKVSLHVLPNSGHWVHVDNPKGLLEIMAPNFLSAVQN; this is encoded by the exons ATGGCGGCGTCCCTCCGagcgtcctcctcctccctccgctcgcgcctcctctcctcccccgccGCCTGGTCTCCCTGGCGCCTGCTCCTCTCCTCCTCCGTCCACTCGGACGCCGCCCACCAGACCGAAACCCTCGCCTTCCACGAGATCCAGCTCTCCCCGGAGAAGCCGCCCACCGCCACCGCCTTCGTCCTCCACGGCCTCCTGGGCTCCGGCCGCAACTGGCGCACCTTCTCCCGCACCCTCGCCTCCCAGCTCCGCGACCGCTCCCTCGCCGACG AGTGGAAGATGGTTCTTGTGGATTTGAGGAACCATGGGAGCTCAGCCAGGATCAAAGGGCTGAGCCCGCCCCATGAAATGTCGAGTGCCGCCAAGGATCTTGCTGATTTGGTGAAGGCTCGGGGCTGGACATGGCCGGATGTCGTCGTGGGTCACTCCATGGGTGGAAAGGTCGCACTGGATTTCGCGGAGAGTTGCTCCCGTGGCGATTACGGAGAATCTGCTGCTCTTCCGAAACAG CTCTGGGTGCTTGATTCTGTCCCTGGAGAAGTAAAAATAGATAACAGTGACGGTGAAGTTGAACGGGTTTTGCAAACACTAGCAAGTCTTCCTTCATCGCTTCCATCACGCAA GTGGGTTGTGGACCACATGGTCAGCCTGGGATTCTCCAAATCACTTTCAGACTGGATTGGCAGCAACTTGAAGAAGGACAATGAACATGTGACCTGGGCTTTTGATCTTCAGGCTGCCACAGACATGTTTAATTCTTACAG AGATAGAAGCTACTGGGGACTGCTGGAAAACCCACCAAAGGATTTGGAGATCTCAATAGTACAGGCAGAGCTCAGTGATAGATGGCACCCAGAGGATGTCCAGAGGCTAAAAGCACTGTCAAGGAGAGGCAGCAAACCTGACGCGGGGAAAGTGTCGCTCCACGTTCTCCCCAACTCCGGCCATTGGGTTCATGTGGACAACCCTAAGGGGCTGCTCGAGATCATGGCGCCTAACTTCCTCTCCGCTGTTCAAAATTGA